The proteins below are encoded in one region of Juglans microcarpa x Juglans regia isolate MS1-56 chromosome 4D, Jm3101_v1.0, whole genome shotgun sequence:
- the LOC121259168 gene encoding LOW QUALITY PROTEIN: phosphoserine aminotransferase 1, chloroplastic (The sequence of the model RefSeq protein was modified relative to this genomic sequence to represent the inferred CDS: inserted 2 bases in 2 codons), with protein MATSSHSLLLQNPNRALLKTPSRSILPTTHLNTLKIPTKLISIRCAATTQTQDHRPLTQTQSQDRVFNFAAGPATLPENVLLKAESELYNWHGSGMSVMEMSHRGKEFLSIIQKAESDLRTLLKIPSEYAVLFLQGGATTQFAAIPLNLVKPDDPVDYLVTGSWXDKAFKEAQKFSKAKVIWSGKSDKYTRIPSFEGLEQSPDAKYLHICANETIHGVEFKDYPTPKNGLLLADMSSNFCSKPVDVSKFGIIYAGAQKNVGPSGVTIVIIRKDLIGNAQEITPIMLEYKIHADNNSLYNTPPCYGIYMCGLVFEDLLAQGGLEEVEKKNKKKAELLYSAIDGSNGFYRCPVERSVRSLMNVPFTLEKPELEAEFVKEAAKEKMVQLKGHRSVXGMRASIYNAMPLAGVEKLVAFMKDFQARHA; from the exons ATGGCAACCTCATCCCACTCTCTGCTCCTCCAGAACCCTAATCGTGCTCTCCTCAAAACCCCGTCGCGTTCCATCCTCCCCACCACCCATCTCAACACCCTCAAGATCCCCACCAAGCTCATCTCAATCAGATGCGCCGCCACAACCCAAACCCAAGATCATCGCCCATTGACCCAGACCCAATCCCAAGATCGAGTCTTCAACTTTGCCGCCGGGCCCGCTACCCTCCCGGAGAACGTCCTCCTCAAGGCCGAGTCGGAGCTCTACAACTGGCACGGATCCGGCATGAGCGTCATGGAAATGAGCCACCGAGGTAAGGAGTTCCTCTCCATCATCCAAAAGGCCGAATCGGATCTCCGTACCCTTCTGAAAATCCCCTCCGAATACGCGGTCCTCTTCCTCCAGGGCGGCGCCACCACCCAGTTTGCTGCGATCCCTTTAAATCTGGTTAAACCCGACGATCCGGTGGATTACCTGGTCACCGGGTCTT GGGACAAGGCCTTCAAGGAAGCACAGAAGTTCAGTAAAGCCAAGGTGATCTGGTCCGGCAAATCGGATAAGTACACGAGAATCCCGTCATTCGAGGGGTTGGAGCAGAGCCCGGACGCCAAGTATTTGCACATATGTGCCAATGAAACCATTCACGGTGTCGAGTTCAAGGACTACCCGACTCCGAAGAATGGCCTTCTGTTAGCCGATATGTCTTCGAATTTCTGTTCGAAGCCCGTGGATGTGTCGAAATTCGGAATCATATACGCTGGGGCCCAGAAGAACGTGGGTCCATCTGGGGTCACTATTGTCATCATCAGGAAGGATCTGATTGGGAATGCCCAGGAGATCACACCCATTATGCTAGAGTACAAGATCCACGCCGACAACAACTCGCTTTATAACACCCCTCCTTGCTACGGAATTTACATGTGTGGATTGGTGTTCGAGGACTTGTTGGCGCAAGGCGGATTGGAGGAGGtggaaaagaagaataagaagaaggcCGAGCTTCTGTATAGCGCGATCGATGGGAGCAATGGATTCTACAGGTGCCCAGTTGAGAGGTCGGTGAGGTCTTTGATGAACGTACCTTTCACGTTGGAGAAGCCGGAGCTGGAGGCGGAGTTTGTGAAGGAGGCGGCTAAGGAGAAGATGGTTCAGCTCAAGGGACATAGGTCGG GGGGTATGCGTGCTTCCATATACAATGCTATGCCTTTGGCTGGGGTTGAAAAGTTGGTTGCTTTCATGAAAGATTTCCAGGCAAGGCATGCTTGA
- the LOC121259169 gene encoding protein GRIP isoform X2: MSETMAAEGGDLAGALETHAEDALKSEKHSSDMSYTSNGNLAMENGLPDVNPCSNDTYDQMVQMVTDLRFQNEFLKSQFEGLRDFQSDSNVSNQQTKASEIGDGESEDVKELREKIESLKGELLEEKQTRGAAEAALKHLTAAYSEADAKAQDLSSKLTEAQQKLDQEIKEREEKYSELDLKFSRLHKRAKQRIQDIQKEKDDLEARFREVSDAAERASSQQSSLQQEIERTRQQANDALKAMDAERQQLRSTNNKLRDTIEELRRSLQPKESALEALQQSLLEKEQMLEDMRGLLQAADEKRQASIAELSAKHQKNLESLEAQLADAFSDRSKATETISALQVLVAEKESKIAEMDAASTGEAARLRASVETVKGELAHLKHEHISRLENEFSSYKVRAHALLQKKDAELAASKESEQLKVLEEALNEAEKEVSTVSTERDRALQDLQNALANYDKELKERDMILDNAKQQIKNLEIKLISANASHQSDKEAWEMNLQNLEETWRLRCEAMKAQNEASSGEDLQRELEELKLRYKILKEEHDSFRDLADKMIEEKDKEMAKLLDDNKNLHQSLESRPPVDHYDNYRTAMQKQDAQNASTSAAEQQILLLARQQAQREEELAQSQRHILALQEEIEELERENRLHSQQEAILKAELRNVERTQKREGVDMTYLKNVILKLLETGEVEALLPVIGMLLQFSPEEIQKCQQAYRNSTDVPPNPATDASGSARSLFSRFSFS, translated from the exons ATGAGCGAGACAATGGCAGCTGAGGGAGGTGATTTGGCTGGAGCATTGGAAACTCATGCAGAAGATGCTCTAAAATCTGAGAAACACTCATCTGACATGAGCTACACGAGCAATGGGAATCTTGCCATGGAAAATGGGTTGCCTGATGTCAACCCGTGTTCAAATGATACTTATGATCAGATGGTTCAAATGGTTACTGACCTTAGATTTCAGAATGAATTTTTGAAGTCCCAGTTTGAAGGTTTGAGGGATTTTCAATCGGATTCAAATGTGTCTAACCAACAAACAAAGGCAAGTGAGATTGGCGATGGGGAATCTGAAGATGTGAAAGAACTTCGTGAAAAGATAGAATCTTTGAAGGGAGAACTTTTGGAGGAAAAACAGACAAGGGGGGCAGCAGAGGCGGCTTTGAAGCATCTTACAGCGGCATACTCGGAGGCAGATGCAAAAGCCCAAGATCTCTCTTCAAAGCTCACTGAAG CTCAACAGAAGTTGgatcaagaaataaaagagCGTGAAGAGAAGTACTCTGAACTTGACTTGAAATTTAGCAGGCTTCACAAACGAGCTAAACAACGCATACAAGATATTCAAAAG GAAAAGGATGATCTTGAGGCTCGTTTTCGTGAAGTGAGTGATGCGGCTGAGCGAGCATCATCCCAACAGTCATCATTGCAGCAAGAGATTGAGCGTACACGGCAGCAAGCAAATGATGCATTAAAAGCAATGGATGCAGAGAGGCAACAATTAAGGAGTACAAACAATAA ACTGCGAGACACCATTGAGGAACTGCGGCGTTCATTGCAACCAAAAGAGAGTGCTCTCGAGGCTTTGCAACAGTCGCTATTGGAGAAGGAACAG ATGTTGGAAGACATGCGAGGACTATTACAAGCTGCGGATGAAAAGAGGCAAGCTTCGATAGCCGAGCTCTCTGCTAAACATCAGAAG AATCTGGAGAGTTTGGAAGCCCAACTTGCTGATGCATTCTCGGATAGAAGCAAAGCAACTGAAACTATTTCTGCATTACAG GTGCTAGTTGCGGAAAAAGAGTCTAAGATTGCAGAGATGGATGCAGCCTCTACTGGTGAAGCAGCTCGGCTTAGAGCTTCTGTGGAAACTGTAAAGGGAGAGCTTGCTCACCTAAAACATGAGCAC ATCAGCCGCcttgaaaatgaattttcttcCTACAAGGTTCGTGCTCATGCACTTCTCCAAAAGAAGGATGCAGAGCTAGCTGCATCTAAAGAATCTGAACAACTTAAAGTTCTTGAGGAAGCGCTAAAT GAGGCTGAAAAAGAAGTATCAACTGTCTCTACAGAAAGGGATAGAGCCCTACAAGATCTACAGAATGCTTTGGCTAATTATGATAAAGAACTCAAAGAAAG AGATATGATCCTTGACAATGCCAAGCAGCAGATTAAGAACTTGGAAATAAAGCTTATTTCTGCCAATGCTAGCCACCAATCAGATAAGGAAGCATGGGAAATGAACCttcaaaatttagaagaaacaTGGCGAT TGAGATGTGAGGCTATGAAGGCTCAAAACGAAGCATCTTCTGGGGAGGACCTGCAAAGAGAATTAGAGGAGCTCAAACTAcgttataaaatattaaag GAAGAGCATGACTCATTTCGCGATCTTGCTGATAAAATGATCGAGGAGAAGGACAAAGAGATGGCTAAACTTTTAGATGATAATAAGAATCTTCATCAATCTCTGGAATCTAGACCACCT GTTGATCACTATGATAACTACAGGACAG CCATGCAAAAGCAAGATGCACAGAATGCAAGCACTTCTGCAGCAGAACAGCAGATTCTG CTTTTGGCTAGGCAGCAAGCTCAGAGAGAGGAAGAGCTAGCGCAGTCACAACGGCACATTTTAGCACTTCAA GAGGAAATTGAGGAGCTTGAACGTGAAAATCGTCTTCATAGCCAACAG GAAGCCATACTGAAGGCTGAGCTTCGTAACGTGGAAAGAACGCAGAAGAGGGAAGGAGTAGATATGAcgtatttgaaaaatgtaatcTTAAAGCTTCTTGAAACCG GTGAAGTGGAGGCTCTACTACCAGTGATTGGGATGCTTCTTCAATTTAGTCCTGAAGAG ATTCAGAAGTGTCAACAAGCATACCGCAACTCTACAGATGTTCCACCAAACCCAGCCACTGATGCTTCTGGATCTGCCCGCTCTCTGTTCTCAAGATTCTCATTTTCTTAA
- the LOC121261433 gene encoding probable serine acetyltransferase 2 isoform X2: protein MACLSDESWVSLPKMLSERLSLRGDQDEQERKRFIDSKIAQRRLEKFFPLYALGISRPDSDSVVSVFNSDDPLADPIWDAVKEEAKLEAFKDRDPACLSYCSVLLYLKGYHSLQVYRVAHALWSQGRKVLALALQSRISEVFGVDIHPAAKIGEGILLDHATGVVIGETAVVGNRVSLMHGVTLGGTGKEVGDRHPKVGEGALIGASANILGNIKIGKGAMVAAGSLVLKDIPPHSMVAGIPAKVIGYVDEQDPSLTMKHDASKEFFEHAAVIFKDGRSTGAQDRERSNEGT from the exons ATGGCTTGCCTGAGCGATGAGAGCTGGGTTTCTCTTCCCAAAATGCTCTCAGAGCGGCTCTCTCTTAGAGGGGATCAGGATGAGCAGGAAAGGAAGAGATTTATTGATTCCAAGATTGCCCAGCGCcggttagagaagttttttcCGCTTTATGCATTGGGGATTTCAAGGCCCGACTCGGACTCTGTTGTGTCGGTTTTCAATTCGGATGACCCGCTTGCTGACCCTATTTGGGACGCTGTGAAAGAAGAGGCCAAGTTGGAG GCATTTAAAGACCGAGATCCTGCGTGCTTGTCATATTGCTCAGTTCTGTTGTATCTTAAG GGATATCATTCTCTGCAAGTGTATCGAGTAGCACATGCCTTGTGGAGCCAAGGGCGCAAAGTGTTGGCCTTGGCATTACAAAGCCGAATCAGTGAG GTTTTTGGAGTTGACATACATCCAg CTGCGAAAATTGGAGAGGGAATATTACTGGATCATGCGACAGGTGTGGTTATTGGTGAAACTGCTGTTGTAGGAAACAGAGTTTCATTGATGCAT GGTGTAACTTTAGGAGGAACAGGAAAAGAAGTTGGTGATCGTCATCCAAAAGTAGGTGAAGGTGCACTAATTGGAGCTAGTGCAAATATACTTGGGAATATAAAAATAGGTAAAGGTGCAATGGTAGCTGCAGGATCCCTTGTGTTAAAAGACATCCCTCCCCACAG CATGGTGGCAGGAATACCAGCTAAAGTGATTGGATATGTAGATGAGCAAGATCCATCATTGACAATGAAGCATG ATGCTAGCAAAGAGTTTTTTGAACATGCAGCAGTTATTTTTAAAGATGGAAGATCAACCG GAGCTCAAGACCGTGAAAGAAGTAATGAAGGCACTTAA
- the LOC121261433 gene encoding serine acetyltransferase 2-like isoform X1 — protein sequence MACLSDESWVSLPKMLSERLSLRGDQDEQERKRFIDSKIAQRRLEKFFPLYALGISRPDSDSVVSVFNSDDPLADPIWDAVKEEAKLEAEKEPILSSFLYASILSHDCLEQALGFVLANRLQNPTLLATQLMDIFCDVIMHDTGIQRSIRLDMQAFKDRDPACLSYCSVLLYLKGYHSLQVYRVAHALWSQGRKVLALALQSRISEVFGVDIHPAAKIGEGILLDHATGVVIGETAVVGNRVSLMHGVTLGGTGKEVGDRHPKVGEGALIGASANILGNIKIGKGAMVAAGSLVLKDIPPHSMVAGIPAKVIGYVDEQDPSLTMKHDASKEFFEHAAVIFKDGRSTGAQDRERSNEGT from the exons ATGGCTTGCCTGAGCGATGAGAGCTGGGTTTCTCTTCCCAAAATGCTCTCAGAGCGGCTCTCTCTTAGAGGGGATCAGGATGAGCAGGAAAGGAAGAGATTTATTGATTCCAAGATTGCCCAGCGCcggttagagaagttttttcCGCTTTATGCATTGGGGATTTCAAGGCCCGACTCGGACTCTGTTGTGTCGGTTTTCAATTCGGATGACCCGCTTGCTGACCCTATTTGGGACGCTGTGAAAGAAGAGGCCAAGTTGGAG GCAGAAAAGGAACCAATTTTGAGTAGCTTCTTGTATGCCAGTATACTGTCCCATGATTGCTTAGAGCAAGCCTTGGGGTTTGTTCTTGCGAATAGGTTGCAGAATCCTACACTTTTGGCGACTCAGCTAATGGATATATTTTGTGATGTGATAATGCATGACACTGGTATTCAACGTTCAATTCGCCTAGATATGCAG GCATTTAAAGACCGAGATCCTGCGTGCTTGTCATATTGCTCAGTTCTGTTGTATCTTAAG GGATATCATTCTCTGCAAGTGTATCGAGTAGCACATGCCTTGTGGAGCCAAGGGCGCAAAGTGTTGGCCTTGGCATTACAAAGCCGAATCAGTGAG GTTTTTGGAGTTGACATACATCCAg CTGCGAAAATTGGAGAGGGAATATTACTGGATCATGCGACAGGTGTGGTTATTGGTGAAACTGCTGTTGTAGGAAACAGAGTTTCATTGATGCAT GGTGTAACTTTAGGAGGAACAGGAAAAGAAGTTGGTGATCGTCATCCAAAAGTAGGTGAAGGTGCACTAATTGGAGCTAGTGCAAATATACTTGGGAATATAAAAATAGGTAAAGGTGCAATGGTAGCTGCAGGATCCCTTGTGTTAAAAGACATCCCTCCCCACAG CATGGTGGCAGGAATACCAGCTAAAGTGATTGGATATGTAGATGAGCAAGATCCATCATTGACAATGAAGCATG ATGCTAGCAAAGAGTTTTTTGAACATGCAGCAGTTATTTTTAAAGATGGAAGATCAACCG GAGCTCAAGACCGTGAAAGAAGTAATGAAGGCACTTAA
- the LOC121259169 gene encoding protein GRIP isoform X1, whose translation MSETMAAEGGDLAGALETHAEDALKSEKHSSDMSYTSNGNLAMENGLPDVNPCSNDTYDQMVQMVTDLRFQNEFLKSQFEGLRDFQSDSNVSNQQTKASEIGDGESEDVKELREKIESLKGELLEEKQTRGAAEAALKHLTAAYSEADAKAQDLSSKLTEAQQKLDQEIKEREEKYSELDLKFSRLHKRAKQRIQDIQKEKDDLEARFREVSDAAERASSQQSSLQQEIERTRQQANDALKAMDAERQQLRSTNNKLRDTIEELRRSLQPKESALEALQQSLLEKEQMLEDMRGLLQAADEKRQASIAELSAKHQKNLESLEAQLADAFSDRSKATETISALQVLVAEKESKIAEMDAASTGEAARLRASVETVKGELAHLKHEHEKEKESWEAALQMLRTKLEIAESNCIRAEIEAAKMRSHLESEVSAQARMLSTRDAELVVTKEEISRLENEFSSYKVRAHALLQKKDAELAASKESEQLKVLEEALNEAEKEVSTVSTERDRALQDLQNALANYDKELKERDMILDNAKQQIKNLEIKLISANASHQSDKEAWEMNLQNLEETWRLRCEAMKAQNEASSGEDLQRELEELKLRYKILKEEHDSFRDLADKMIEEKDKEMAKLLDDNKNLHQSLESRPPVDHYDNYRTAMQKQDAQNASTSAAEQQILLLARQQAQREEELAQSQRHILALQEEIEELERENRLHSQQEAILKAELRNVERTQKREGVDMTYLKNVILKLLETGEVEALLPVIGMLLQFSPEEIQKCQQAYRNSTDVPPNPATDASGSARSLFSRFSFS comes from the exons ATGAGCGAGACAATGGCAGCTGAGGGAGGTGATTTGGCTGGAGCATTGGAAACTCATGCAGAAGATGCTCTAAAATCTGAGAAACACTCATCTGACATGAGCTACACGAGCAATGGGAATCTTGCCATGGAAAATGGGTTGCCTGATGTCAACCCGTGTTCAAATGATACTTATGATCAGATGGTTCAAATGGTTACTGACCTTAGATTTCAGAATGAATTTTTGAAGTCCCAGTTTGAAGGTTTGAGGGATTTTCAATCGGATTCAAATGTGTCTAACCAACAAACAAAGGCAAGTGAGATTGGCGATGGGGAATCTGAAGATGTGAAAGAACTTCGTGAAAAGATAGAATCTTTGAAGGGAGAACTTTTGGAGGAAAAACAGACAAGGGGGGCAGCAGAGGCGGCTTTGAAGCATCTTACAGCGGCATACTCGGAGGCAGATGCAAAAGCCCAAGATCTCTCTTCAAAGCTCACTGAAG CTCAACAGAAGTTGgatcaagaaataaaagagCGTGAAGAGAAGTACTCTGAACTTGACTTGAAATTTAGCAGGCTTCACAAACGAGCTAAACAACGCATACAAGATATTCAAAAG GAAAAGGATGATCTTGAGGCTCGTTTTCGTGAAGTGAGTGATGCGGCTGAGCGAGCATCATCCCAACAGTCATCATTGCAGCAAGAGATTGAGCGTACACGGCAGCAAGCAAATGATGCATTAAAAGCAATGGATGCAGAGAGGCAACAATTAAGGAGTACAAACAATAA ACTGCGAGACACCATTGAGGAACTGCGGCGTTCATTGCAACCAAAAGAGAGTGCTCTCGAGGCTTTGCAACAGTCGCTATTGGAGAAGGAACAG ATGTTGGAAGACATGCGAGGACTATTACAAGCTGCGGATGAAAAGAGGCAAGCTTCGATAGCCGAGCTCTCTGCTAAACATCAGAAG AATCTGGAGAGTTTGGAAGCCCAACTTGCTGATGCATTCTCGGATAGAAGCAAAGCAACTGAAACTATTTCTGCATTACAG GTGCTAGTTGCGGAAAAAGAGTCTAAGATTGCAGAGATGGATGCAGCCTCTACTGGTGAAGCAGCTCGGCTTAGAGCTTCTGTGGAAACTGTAAAGGGAGAGCTTGCTCACCTAAAACATGAGCAC gagaaagaaaaggagagcTGGGAAGCTGCCTTGCAGATGCTTAGAACCAAACTGGAAATTGCTGAGAGTAATTGTATACGTGCTGAAATTGAAGCAGCTAAAATGAGAA GTCATCTGGAATCTGAGGTGTCTGCTCAAGCCCGTATGCTAAGTACTAGAGATGCAGAATTAGTGGTCACGAAGGAGGAg ATCAGCCGCcttgaaaatgaattttcttcCTACAAGGTTCGTGCTCATGCACTTCTCCAAAAGAAGGATGCAGAGCTAGCTGCATCTAAAGAATCTGAACAACTTAAAGTTCTTGAGGAAGCGCTAAAT GAGGCTGAAAAAGAAGTATCAACTGTCTCTACAGAAAGGGATAGAGCCCTACAAGATCTACAGAATGCTTTGGCTAATTATGATAAAGAACTCAAAGAAAG AGATATGATCCTTGACAATGCCAAGCAGCAGATTAAGAACTTGGAAATAAAGCTTATTTCTGCCAATGCTAGCCACCAATCAGATAAGGAAGCATGGGAAATGAACCttcaaaatttagaagaaacaTGGCGAT TGAGATGTGAGGCTATGAAGGCTCAAAACGAAGCATCTTCTGGGGAGGACCTGCAAAGAGAATTAGAGGAGCTCAAACTAcgttataaaatattaaag GAAGAGCATGACTCATTTCGCGATCTTGCTGATAAAATGATCGAGGAGAAGGACAAAGAGATGGCTAAACTTTTAGATGATAATAAGAATCTTCATCAATCTCTGGAATCTAGACCACCT GTTGATCACTATGATAACTACAGGACAG CCATGCAAAAGCAAGATGCACAGAATGCAAGCACTTCTGCAGCAGAACAGCAGATTCTG CTTTTGGCTAGGCAGCAAGCTCAGAGAGAGGAAGAGCTAGCGCAGTCACAACGGCACATTTTAGCACTTCAA GAGGAAATTGAGGAGCTTGAACGTGAAAATCGTCTTCATAGCCAACAG GAAGCCATACTGAAGGCTGAGCTTCGTAACGTGGAAAGAACGCAGAAGAGGGAAGGAGTAGATATGAcgtatttgaaaaatgtaatcTTAAAGCTTCTTGAAACCG GTGAAGTGGAGGCTCTACTACCAGTGATTGGGATGCTTCTTCAATTTAGTCCTGAAGAG ATTCAGAAGTGTCAACAAGCATACCGCAACTCTACAGATGTTCCACCAAACCCAGCCACTGATGCTTCTGGATCTGCCCGCTCTCTGTTCTCAAGATTCTCATTTTCTTAA
- the LOC121259169 gene encoding protein GRIP isoform X3 has product MQKPKISLQSSLKKLDQEIKEREEKYSELDLKFSRLHKRAKQRIQDIQKEKDDLEARFREVSDAAERASSQQSSLQQEIERTRQQANDALKAMDAERQQLRSTNNKLRDTIEELRRSLQPKESALEALQQSLLEKEQMLEDMRGLLQAADEKRQASIAELSAKHQKNLESLEAQLADAFSDRSKATETISALQVLVAEKESKIAEMDAASTGEAARLRASVETVKGELAHLKHEHEKEKESWEAALQMLRTKLEIAESNCIRAEIEAAKMRSHLESEVSAQARMLSTRDAELVVTKEEISRLENEFSSYKVRAHALLQKKDAELAASKESEQLKVLEEALNEAEKEVSTVSTERDRALQDLQNALANYDKELKERDMILDNAKQQIKNLEIKLISANASHQSDKEAWEMNLQNLEETWRLRCEAMKAQNEASSGEDLQRELEELKLRYKILKEEHDSFRDLADKMIEEKDKEMAKLLDDNKNLHQSLESRPPVDHYDNYRTAMQKQDAQNASTSAAEQQILLLARQQAQREEELAQSQRHILALQEEIEELERENRLHSQQEAILKAELRNVERTQKREGVDMTYLKNVILKLLETGEVEALLPVIGMLLQFSPEEIQKCQQAYRNSTDVPPNPATDASGSARSLFSRFSFS; this is encoded by the exons ATGCAAAAGCCCAAGATCTCTCTTCAAAGCTCACTGAAG AAGTTGgatcaagaaataaaagagCGTGAAGAGAAGTACTCTGAACTTGACTTGAAATTTAGCAGGCTTCACAAACGAGCTAAACAACGCATACAAGATATTCAAAAG GAAAAGGATGATCTTGAGGCTCGTTTTCGTGAAGTGAGTGATGCGGCTGAGCGAGCATCATCCCAACAGTCATCATTGCAGCAAGAGATTGAGCGTACACGGCAGCAAGCAAATGATGCATTAAAAGCAATGGATGCAGAGAGGCAACAATTAAGGAGTACAAACAATAA ACTGCGAGACACCATTGAGGAACTGCGGCGTTCATTGCAACCAAAAGAGAGTGCTCTCGAGGCTTTGCAACAGTCGCTATTGGAGAAGGAACAG ATGTTGGAAGACATGCGAGGACTATTACAAGCTGCGGATGAAAAGAGGCAAGCTTCGATAGCCGAGCTCTCTGCTAAACATCAGAAG AATCTGGAGAGTTTGGAAGCCCAACTTGCTGATGCATTCTCGGATAGAAGCAAAGCAACTGAAACTATTTCTGCATTACAG GTGCTAGTTGCGGAAAAAGAGTCTAAGATTGCAGAGATGGATGCAGCCTCTACTGGTGAAGCAGCTCGGCTTAGAGCTTCTGTGGAAACTGTAAAGGGAGAGCTTGCTCACCTAAAACATGAGCAC gagaaagaaaaggagagcTGGGAAGCTGCCTTGCAGATGCTTAGAACCAAACTGGAAATTGCTGAGAGTAATTGTATACGTGCTGAAATTGAAGCAGCTAAAATGAGAA GTCATCTGGAATCTGAGGTGTCTGCTCAAGCCCGTATGCTAAGTACTAGAGATGCAGAATTAGTGGTCACGAAGGAGGAg ATCAGCCGCcttgaaaatgaattttcttcCTACAAGGTTCGTGCTCATGCACTTCTCCAAAAGAAGGATGCAGAGCTAGCTGCATCTAAAGAATCTGAACAACTTAAAGTTCTTGAGGAAGCGCTAAAT GAGGCTGAAAAAGAAGTATCAACTGTCTCTACAGAAAGGGATAGAGCCCTACAAGATCTACAGAATGCTTTGGCTAATTATGATAAAGAACTCAAAGAAAG AGATATGATCCTTGACAATGCCAAGCAGCAGATTAAGAACTTGGAAATAAAGCTTATTTCTGCCAATGCTAGCCACCAATCAGATAAGGAAGCATGGGAAATGAACCttcaaaatttagaagaaacaTGGCGAT TGAGATGTGAGGCTATGAAGGCTCAAAACGAAGCATCTTCTGGGGAGGACCTGCAAAGAGAATTAGAGGAGCTCAAACTAcgttataaaatattaaag GAAGAGCATGACTCATTTCGCGATCTTGCTGATAAAATGATCGAGGAGAAGGACAAAGAGATGGCTAAACTTTTAGATGATAATAAGAATCTTCATCAATCTCTGGAATCTAGACCACCT GTTGATCACTATGATAACTACAGGACAG CCATGCAAAAGCAAGATGCACAGAATGCAAGCACTTCTGCAGCAGAACAGCAGATTCTG CTTTTGGCTAGGCAGCAAGCTCAGAGAGAGGAAGAGCTAGCGCAGTCACAACGGCACATTTTAGCACTTCAA GAGGAAATTGAGGAGCTTGAACGTGAAAATCGTCTTCATAGCCAACAG GAAGCCATACTGAAGGCTGAGCTTCGTAACGTGGAAAGAACGCAGAAGAGGGAAGGAGTAGATATGAcgtatttgaaaaatgtaatcTTAAAGCTTCTTGAAACCG GTGAAGTGGAGGCTCTACTACCAGTGATTGGGATGCTTCTTCAATTTAGTCCTGAAGAG ATTCAGAAGTGTCAACAAGCATACCGCAACTCTACAGATGTTCCACCAAACCCAGCCACTGATGCTTCTGGATCTGCCCGCTCTCTGTTCTCAAGATTCTCATTTTCTTAA